Genomic window (Lutra lutra chromosome 2, mLutLut1.2, whole genome shotgun sequence):
TCATAAGTAAGTGTAGTGaggaagtatttttattattacatgttAGTGGTGCTTAGCtcaaattttttatctttttagagaTATCTGAAGTTTACCTAATTAAAATCATATATCATTTattgttgtttaatattttttctctaggCCTAAAATCCAAAAGCATTAATGATCTGGTAAAGAACATAGTAAGagagcaatttaaaatttttcaaaatgacatGCAAGAGACAATAGCACAGCTCTTTAAGACTGTATCAAGCTTATCAGAGGACCTTGAAAACACCAGACAAATAATTCGACAGGTTAATGAATCTGTGGTTTTAATAGCAGTCCAGCAAGAGTCTGTTTTAATGCAAGAAAACAGGCCCACTTTGACTGATGTACTAGATCTAAAAAATCGCATTGTGAATATAAGGCAAGAAATTACTGTCACTTGTGAGAAGCCTATTAAAGAACTAGAAGCAAAGCAAGCTCACTTAGAAGGTGCTTTAGAACAGGAACATTCACGGAGCATTTTGTATTATGAATCCCTCAACAAGACTCTGTCTAAAATGAAGGAAGTACACGAGCAGCTTTTATCAACGGAACAAGTATCAGATCAGAGGGGTGTTCCAACTGCTGAGTCAGTTCACAGTAATGTCACTGAGTACATGTCTGCTCTACAAGAGAACATAAAGAAGCAGGGTTTGATGATGCTGCACGTGTTTGATGATTTGCACATCCAAGACAGCAAGATTAACAATCTCACCATTGCtttggagatggagaaggaatCTATCAGGGGTGAATGCGAAGACATGTTATCTAAGTgcagaaatgattttaaatttcaaattaaggACACAGAAGAGAATTTACAAGTTTTAAACCAAACACTGGCTGAAGTTCTCTTTCCAATGGACAATAAGATGGATAAAATGAATGAGCAGCTAAATGATTTGACTTATGATATGGAGATCCTTCAACCTTTGCTTGAGCAGGCAACACCTTTTAGAGAGACAATTGCGCAAGAACCACCAAAGGAAGCAATAGCTACAAGGAAGAAAGTGGAAAACCTGATAAGTGCTGTCAACAGTCTAAATATTCTTATCAAAGAACTTTCAAAAAGACACAACTCACTTAGGAATGAAGTACAGAGTCGTAGTGATGCCTTGGACAGGCGTATCAATGAATATGCCTCAGAAATGGAAGACGGCCTAAATAAGAcaatgattattataaataatgccattGATTTCATTCAGGATAACTACATGCtaaaagaaactttaaattcAATAAAGTATAATCCCGAAGTCCATCATCAATGTACCCAAAATATGGAAACcattttgacatttatttctcaattcCAACACTTGAATGATTCCATTCAGATGTTGGTCAATGACGATCAGAGATACAACTTTGTTTTGCAAGTTGCCAAGGTCCTTGCAAATATGCCTAAGGAGGAAAAACTAAGTCAGTCCAGCTTTCAAAAGATTTATCAAATGTTCAATGAAACCACCTCCCAAGTGATAAAACACCAGCAAAATATGAgtcatttggaggaaaaaatgctttcagccacaaatatttccaaaaattttGAAACTAGGTTGCAAGATATTGAGACTAAAGTGGCCAAGACACTCATACCTTATTATGTTTCACTAAAAAAAGGCAGTGTGACCACAAATGAAAGAGACCAGGCTCTTCAACTGCAGGTACTGACTTCCAGATTTAAGGCGTTGGAAGCAAAATCCATTCACCTCTCGGTTCACCTCACTGCGCTTAACAAAACTCTGTCTGAAGTCTCACTCATGTGTCATAATGCTTCTACACATATCTCAGAACTGAACGCAAGCATACCTAAGCGGATAGAAAGTTCCCAACCTGATCTTCAGCTCCTTCAGAAAGGTCTGACAGAATTCGTGGAATCagtaattgaaataaaatctcaaatcgCCATATCTAATTTAACTTGGTATATAAATCAAACACTGTCTGGTAGTCTTGCCAATGTTGCCAAGTCTCAGAAGCAAATAAAACCAGTGCTGAAGAAACCTAGTTCACTTAAAAAACCAACAGTGAATCTGACCACTGTCCTGATAGGCC
Coding sequences:
- the MMRN1 gene encoding multimerin-1; this translates as MKRAKLFILLSSLWNGGFGLINTTHTWTTPEDASSQENMASAVVSLNKMLPTPQIMSAEIATVPEARTFEESLLKSTLPPSETGTPPEGVGNQTLTPPEKTEGALKLQPLALPTKPSLKFSPRAESVVLSNSTMKFLQSFARKSNQQAISPNAVAGDLGNRSPRETYLSRGGSSGSQKTNYQKSSFETTRGKNWCAYVHTRLSPTVILDNQVTYIPSGRGSCGWASGSCPQRSQKITNPVYRMQHKIVTSLEWKCCPGFSGAKCQLKAQEQQHLIHSNQAESHTAVGRETPEQRQQQDCGDPAVTQKMTEQMNYQAMKLTLLQKKIDNISSAVSDVRNTYSSLEGKINEDKNREFQSFLKGLKSKSINDLVKNIVREQFKIFQNDMQETIAQLFKTVSSLSEDLENTRQIIRQVNESVVLIAVQQESVLMQENRPTLTDVLDLKNRIVNIRQEITVTCEKPIKELEAKQAHLEGALEQEHSRSILYYESLNKTLSKMKEVHEQLLSTEQVSDQRGVPTAESVHSNVTEYMSALQENIKKQGLMMLHVFDDLHIQDSKINNLTIALEMEKESIRGECEDMLSKCRNDFKFQIKDTEENLQVLNQTLAEVLFPMDNKMDKMNEQLNDLTYDMEILQPLLEQATPFRETIAQEPPKEAIATRKKVENLISAVNSLNILIKELSKRHNSLRNEVQSRSDALDRRINEYASEMEDGLNKTMIIINNAIDFIQDNYMLKETLNSIKYNPEVHHQCTQNMETILTFISQFQHLNDSIQMLVNDDQRYNFVLQVAKVLANMPKEEKLSQSSFQKIYQMFNETTSQVIKHQQNMSHLEEKMLSATNISKNFETRLQDIETKVAKTLIPYYVSLKKGSVTTNERDQALQLQVLTSRFKALEAKSIHLSVHLTALNKTLSEVSLMCHNASTHISELNASIPKRIESSQPDLQLLQKGLTEFVESVIEIKSQIAISNLTWYINQTLSGSLANVAKSQKQIKPVLKKPSSLKKPTVNLTTVLIGRSQRNTDNLLVPVTEEYSDCSRSPCQNGGTCINGRGSSVCACRHPFTGDNCTVKLVQENALAPDFSKGSYRYAPMVAFFASHTYGMSTPGPILFNNLDVNYGSSYTPRTGKFRIPYLGVYVFKYTIESFSAHISGFLVVDGRDKLAFESENINGEIHCDRVLTGDALLELNYGQEVWLRLVKGTIPAKFPPATTFSGYLLYRT